TGATATTAATTCTATTTCTTTAATTACACGCTTGTCTAAACGCGTCGTTCAACAGTATATTGAGCTCATCCCTTTAGGCAATTAAATGTTCTAAAAAGACAAGCTATGGTATCATTTGATACTATTTTAGTAGTATCATTTTTCTGCTCAAGGTTTGATTGTCTGTTTTCAGCGTATAAAAATAAACCCCACTTGAAAAGTTTTCTGCATTAAATACAATCTTATAATCACCAGATGCTTGTTTCGTATTAACTATTGTTTTTATTTCCTTACCCGATAAATCATAAACAGTTAACTCTACATTACTTGCTCTTGTTAAATAATAACGAATAACTGTTTTTGGATTAAATGGGTTCGGATAATTTTGGTAAAGATTAAATCCGGAAAGTTTAATCAAACTATTATCTGCAATTGTAGTGACCGTTCCCAGGCTTCCATCAGGATGAATTTTTTTTGCCCGGATATCGTTGCCATCTGAAAAAACTGCAATCATGCTTCCTTCTTCTGTGGTAAATATTTTGTGATCCGACCAATTGGCCACACCTTTTGCTGTTTGTACACCACCATATTGATAATGATGTGAACTATCAGGGTTTATACGTTGTGTCCATAAATATTGTGATGATCGAGTGTCTTCCCAGGCAATATAAACGGAGTTATCGGGAGCTTTTGTGATGAGCGGGGTTGGGATATAAGTATTAAAATTACTTATAGAAACTCCACCAGGTGTCCAGAGTTGGTCTCCATTCGCGTTAAAATGTTGTAAATAAATAAATGCATTATTCGCACCGGGCCGTGCATCGCGCCAAACAACGTATGCACCTCCTTCACCATCCGCAAGGGCATTGGGAATGTCTTGTGCTCCATCAATAAAATCCAAAACTATTTCTGCAGTATCTCCCCAAACCAGAGATCCGGAGCTATCAACCCTTTGGGCAGAAATATCCTGCCCGGAACTCCAAAATAAAATAGCTCCTCCAGCATTATCACTCACCATTGTTTTTGTGGGATAATTTGTAGGCAATAAAGAAGTTCTTTTGCCACCACCCCATTTAAGGTTTCCATTTACATCGATCTTTTGTGTGAAAATACTTTGTCCTAATGTCCACCAACAAAAAATTGCTCCTCCATTTCCATCGGGGATAATTTCGGGATATCGTTCTTCTCCCTTATTTGAGTGCAGCATAATTCCGTTTTTGGGCCAAATAGCAATTCCATTTTGATCAACTCTTTGAACATAAATATCATCATAAGTACCAAATGCGCCCCGGTTATCAGTCCACGTAATAATAATACCGCCATCTGCATCAGATATGATTTTCGGAGATGATTGGCGCCGGGTTGCTGAGCAGATTACAACTCCTGTATCTGCCCATAGTTTTTCTCCAAAAGCATTCATTCTTTGTCCATAAAGATTACCGGAACCAATATTTTTTTCCCAAACTATGAAAACCCCGCCTTCACCATCACTCAAAACCGCTGGGGAAAAAGACTGAAGAGAGTCAACGGAAATCTCCACACCCATCGAATCCCACAATAAATTACCTGCATCATCTACACGTTGAGCATATAAAGTTTGCGTTCCTTTTCGTGTGTCGGCCCAAACGGATATTACCCCATTGTTACCATCTGATGTAGCAGCAAAATCCCATCCATAAGAAATATTTGTTTTGCTAATTTGCAAATTTATGTCTGGATCAGATGGCCATTGAGCTAAAGCAAAGGAAACGGCGGAAATGAAAATAAAAATGGATTTTGTCATAATTATTCCTTTATCAAATGTTTGAATAATATTATTTTAATACAATCATTTTACGGCTTTTCTCAAATGAATTGGTTATGAGTTTGTAAATGTAAACGCCGCTTGTAAGAACAGAAGCGTCAAATACCAACTCGTGTACGCCTGTTGATTGTTGGCCACTTGCGAGTGTTTTTATTTTCCGGCCGGTTAAATCAAACACAGAAATATTTACTTTGCTATTTTCAGAAAGCTCATATCTTATCGTTGTAATTGGATTAAATGGATTGGGATAGTTTTGCAAAAGCTGGAAATTGCTCGCTGCTTTTGGAAAAGCCTTTTGTGGCAGATTTGTTATAATAACTGAGGAATCGAATTCAACCTTACCAATTACTGTGCCGTCGTTACTTTCAACCGATAAATCCTTCAGGGTAGAATCTGAATCCGTGACAATAACTTCATCAAAACGATAATAAGCGACAAGACCACTGTCTTTTGTGCTGTAATAGTTTTTTGATAAAGTATCTTGGGAGGTTGACTTAATCTGCTTACCGTTCCTTGCTTTATTCCAAACACGCAGTTCATCAATATTGCCAAATAAATAATCCGCACCGTTGCTACCTGATTCAGTTCGGCCAATAAAGAAAGGTCTATTATTTGTTGCTATTGGGCCAGTCATTGAAGCTTCCGCATCCAATGTATCATTTCGGTAGAAGCTAAGTTTAGTTCCATCAAATGTACTTGCTAAATGATACCATTTTCCTGCCAACAAAGTTTTTCCTAATACACGCTGAAAACCACTTCCATTATTGGAGACTAAAAATTCCGGTCTATTATTTCTGATCCATAAAAAATAAGTACGAAAATTTCCGATATTATCATCCCATGTACCGCAAATCCCAATCTGGCTATTATGAAAAGAATCTATTTTTACCCAAGCTTCCAAAGTAATTTCTTCGGACATTTGCAGGCTGCTGTCTGATTCGATTTTTATATATCCGGCATCACCAAAAAAATGAGCAGAGTTATTGAATTGAGCTACCACGGGACTCATCAATAATAAAAGTAAAAAAATGCTTAAAGAATTTTTCATACTATTCTCCTAGTCTGTCAAATTGGGCCTTAAGGCTGTTATCAGTAATGTTGGAAAAATCATCAATCCATCAAAAGCGGGATATGGATTGAATAACGATTTTTGACATGCGTTTCTCCTGGTTGAAAAGGTTGTAAAAATAAAAAGAATTTCGCGGTTAGTTGTGACGGTGGTTACATGACAATAATTAACTACTAACAACTAAAACTGCATAACTATCTTAATAGTTATGCAGTCTAAATTATTTCAGAAGAGAATGCTTTTTTTTAGGCTTTTTGTGAATGCGTCAGTTGGCTAACCAGGTCAATTGCTTTTCCGGCTTTTTTGTTGCCAACCATTTGTGAGTAAGTGGAAAGGGATTTAATTGCAGAACTTATTTCACCAATCATCGCCTGGACCAGTCCCAGGTTAAAATAAATATTTGGATCTTCAGGTTCGATATTTTTAGCAGTTTCATAATGCAGTTTTGCCAACTTAAGATTTTCATTGTCAAAATAAAGATTGGCCAAATTAAAATGGGCTTCATAATGGCGCGGATCAGTTGCCAGGGCAAGAGAGAAATAATCTATTGCTTTTACGTAGTCTCCTTCATGGGCTTCAAGGATTCCTAAATTACAATATGCATCAGCTTTATAATCGCCACTTTCTACTGCTTTTAAATACGCAGCTTTCGCATTTGGATTGCCTTGTTCGTCATTAAGGTAAGCCTGTTCAAAGGCACTCATTTTTTTTGGAAGCGATAAAATTTGTGGAGAAGGTTTTTCAAAAAGGTTTTGCTGGCCTTTATCTTCCATTTGTTGCTTTTTACTGCTTTTGGCTTTTTTATGGCCTAAGCGTACTGGCTTTTCTTTATGTAACTTAAATATGTTGCTCATGTTTTTTAATTGTTAATTATTAATTGACAATTGATAATTATTACGCTGTTTTCAATTCTTTTTCTTCAGTTTTAACTTTCTTTTTGCCAGTTGCTTTCTTCATTGGCTTTTTACTTTCTTTGGCCTGTTCAATGCTGTTTTTAAGAGCGGTCATAATATCAACAACTTCTTTTTCTTCTTCTTCCATCGTAACAATTTCTTCACCATCAATTTTAGCATTAATCATTTCACGCAGTGCGTCACCATAGCGGTCTTTTAACTCAATCTCAGTTAATTTTTTATTCATCGATGCTACGAGGGTTTCTGCAAGTTTCATTTCTTCTGAAGAAGGATCAGTTGTATTAATATCAGGGACTTTATTTATATCGCGGATTTCGTCAGGATAACGCAACTTGTAAAACATGATACCATCTTGTTCTGGGGCAATTAAGACAACATCTTCGCGGTCTCGCAAAACAACCCGGCCAATACCCATTTTACCCGTTTTCTTTAAAGTCTGCATCAAAAGACTATATGGTTTTGCTGCCACTTCGCCATCCGGACCAACAAAATATGGTGTATCAAACAAACTTGTATGCACTTCCTCGGCATCAACAAATCCTTCTATGTCAATCGCTTTTGTGCTTTTAAGTTTTAGTTTTTCAAAATCGGCAGGTTCAACAAGGACAAATTGTTCAGGTTCATACTGGTAGCCCTTTAAAATTTCTTCTTTGTTAAGCTGTTCTCCGCATTTTTTGCATTTTTTTTGATAGCCAACCATTCCGTTACAATCTTTATGCAGCTGATTAAACCGTACAGTCTGGCTGCTTTCAATGGCACCATAAACACGGATTGGAATTGTTACCAAAGAAAAACGAATATGACCTTTCCAAATTGCTCTCATGTTGACCTCAATCTGTTTTTTTCATAAATAATCAATATTGTCGTACAATATAAATTTAACGTGATACTTTAAATATTAATTCCTGTATCAACAGATTCACTTCATTTCTGTTTTGAAGTAACATAAACTGTTTCAACGAAGTATTCAACAATCCTTAAAATATCTTATCCATCGAGCAGATAATATTATTTTTGAAGCTATACCTTTGAAAATTTAGGAGATATATA
This Calditrichota bacterium DNA region includes the following protein-coding sequences:
- a CDS encoding tetratricopeptide repeat protein; amino-acid sequence: MSNIFKLHKEKPVRLGHKKAKSSKKQQMEDKGQQNLFEKPSPQILSLPKKMSAFEQAYLNDEQGNPNAKAAYLKAVESGDYKADAYCNLGILEAHEGDYVKAIDYFSLALATDPRHYEAHFNLANLYFDNENLKLAKLHYETAKNIEPEDPNIYFNLGLVQAMIGEISSAIKSLSTYSQMVGNKKAGKAIDLVSQLTHSQKA
- a CDS encoding Ku protein, producing the protein MRAIWKGHIRFSLVTIPIRVYGAIESSQTVRFNQLHKDCNGMVGYQKKCKKCGEQLNKEEILKGYQYEPEQFVLVEPADFEKLKLKSTKAIDIEGFVDAEEVHTSLFDTPYFVGPDGEVAAKPYSLLMQTLKKTGKMGIGRVVLRDREDVVLIAPEQDGIMFYKLRYPDEIRDINKVPDINTTDPSSEEMKLAETLVASMNKKLTEIELKDRYGDALREMINAKIDGEEIVTMEEEEKEVVDIMTALKNSIEQAKESKKPMKKATGKKKVKTEEKELKTA
- a CDS encoding T9SS type A sorting domain-containing protein yields the protein MTKSIFIFISAVSFALAQWPSDPDINLQISKTNISYGWDFAATSDGNNGVISVWADTRKGTQTLYAQRVDDAGNLLWDSMGVEISVDSLQSFSPAVLSDGEGGVFIVWEKNIGSGNLYGQRMNAFGEKLWADTGVVICSATRRQSSPKIISDADGGIIITWTDNRGAFGTYDDIYVQRVDQNGIAIWPKNGIMLHSNKGEERYPEIIPDGNGGAIFCWWTLGQSIFTQKIDVNGNLKWGGGKRTSLLPTNYPTKTMVSDNAGGAILFWSSGQDISAQRVDSSGSLVWGDTAEIVLDFIDGAQDIPNALADGEGGAYVVWRDARPGANNAFIYLQHFNANGDQLWTPGGVSISNFNTYIPTPLITKAPDNSVYIAWEDTRSSQYLWTQRINPDSSHHYQYGGVQTAKGVANWSDHKIFTTEEGSMIAVFSDGNDIRAKKIHPDGSLGTVTTIADNSLIKLSGFNLYQNYPNPFNPKTVIRYYLTRASNVELTVYDLSGKEIKTIVNTKQASGDYKIVFNAENFSSGVYFYTLKTDNQTLSRKMILLK
- a CDS encoding T9SS type A sorting domain-containing protein, with protein sequence MGRTESGSNGADYLFGNIDELRVWNKARNGKQIKSTSQDTLSKNYYSTKDSGLVAYYRFDEVIVTDSDSTLKDLSVESNDGTVIGKVEFDSSVIITNLPQKAFPKAASNFQLLQNYPNPFNPITTIRYELSENSKVNISVFDLTGRKIKTLASGQQSTGVHELVFDASVLTSGVYIYKLITNSFEKSRKMIVLK